A single genomic interval of candidate division WOR-3 bacterium harbors:
- a CDS encoding pyruvate synthase: MSQVLEIRWHGRGGQGAKTAALLFGEAALDTGKFIQAFPEYGPERMGAPVTAFNRLADEPIYSHSGIKTPDIVVVLDSSLIEPARVVEGLKENGILLVNTTESPEELRKRQNLPATVKVYTVDASQIALETIGRDVPNTPMLGALVRVTGVLQLEPMLEAIKEKLALKFRGRAKLVEDNLKSIRRAFEEVKGVD; this comes from the coding sequence ATGAGTCAAGTTCTTGAGATTCGCTGGCATGGTCGAGGCGGCCAAGGAGCCAAGACCGCGGCGTTACTCTTTGGCGAAGCGGCACTTGATACCGGTAAGTTCATTCAGGCATTTCCGGAGTATGGTCCAGAACGGATGGGTGCGCCGGTAACCGCTTTTAACCGGCTGGCTGACGAGCCAATTTACTCTCATTCCGGAATAAAAACACCGGATATTGTCGTGGTGCTGGATTCGTCGTTAATCGAACCGGCACGGGTTGTTGAAGGGTTGAAAGAAAACGGAATCCTTTTGGTTAATACCACGGAGAGCCCGGAGGAGTTGCGAAAACGGCAGAATCTACCCGCGACAGTTAAGGTCTATACTGTGGATGCGTCCCAAATTGCTCTGGAGACGATTGGGCGGGATGTGCCCAATACGCCAATGCTCGGCGCGCTGGTGCGGGTTACCGGAGTGTTGCAACTTGAACCGATGCTCGAGGCGATAAAAGAAAAGCTTGCATTAAAGTTTCGGGGAAGAGCAAAACTGGTAGAGGACAATTTGAAAAGTATCCGGCGCGCTTTTGAGGAAGTTAAGGGCGTCGATTA